Proteins co-encoded in one Bradyrhizobium sp. 170 genomic window:
- a CDS encoding GMC family oxidoreductase, with product MNKHDPVDVLIIGAGASGAAVAWSLADTKMHILCLDQGGWMNPAEYPSTGRDWEAKFYGDWSTSPNIRGRPEDYPVNDDNSPIKVVNFNGVGGSTVMYTAHWPRLHPSDFKVKTLDGVADDWPIDYDALTPFFEENDRMMGVSGLSGDPQSPLTHPPMPPQPLGLSGPLIGAAMNKLGWHWWPSDTTVATMDYEGRARCINLGHCTPACAQGAKASTDITYWPHAIRAGVELKTHCRVREILTNEHGMASGVVYFDQDGVEQFQPAEVVIIACNGVGTPRLLLNSVSGRFPDGLANSSGLVGKNLMFHPYAQIYGYVKEPTDSNRAPPTCLWSKEFYDTDLSRGFVRGYGIQFGRGAGPVFEAVASEQKGILPWGADHHSVFRKLNGHRLAVSAICEDLPEEHNRVTLDPVLKDSHGIPAPKIDYTIGENSRKMMDHGLARGREILEAAGATDICINNPIPWGGWHLLGTARMGTDPARSVVNEWGRSHDVKNLFIVDGSVFVTSGGVNPTSTIQAIALYVADQMKQRLANLFD from the coding sequence ATGAACAAGCACGATCCCGTTGACGTCCTGATCATCGGCGCCGGCGCATCCGGCGCGGCGGTGGCGTGGAGCCTGGCCGATACCAAGATGCACATCCTTTGCCTCGACCAGGGCGGCTGGATGAACCCAGCGGAATATCCGAGCACCGGCCGCGACTGGGAAGCGAAGTTCTACGGCGACTGGTCGACCAGTCCGAACATCCGCGGCCGGCCCGAGGACTATCCTGTCAACGACGACAATTCGCCGATCAAGGTCGTGAACTTCAACGGCGTCGGCGGCTCGACCGTGATGTACACCGCGCATTGGCCGCGGCTGCACCCCTCCGATTTCAAGGTGAAGACGCTCGATGGCGTCGCCGATGACTGGCCGATCGATTACGATGCCTTGACCCCGTTCTTCGAAGAGAACGACCGGATGATGGGCGTATCGGGGCTGTCGGGCGATCCGCAGTCGCCGCTGACGCACCCGCCGATGCCGCCGCAGCCGCTTGGACTCTCCGGCCCGCTGATCGGCGCGGCCATGAACAAGCTCGGCTGGCACTGGTGGCCCTCGGACACCACGGTCGCGACGATGGATTATGAGGGCAGGGCGCGCTGCATCAATCTCGGCCATTGCACGCCGGCCTGCGCGCAGGGCGCAAAAGCCTCAACCGACATCACCTATTGGCCGCACGCGATCCGCGCCGGCGTCGAGCTCAAGACCCATTGCCGCGTGCGCGAGATCCTGACCAACGAGCACGGCATGGCCTCGGGTGTCGTCTACTTCGACCAGGACGGCGTCGAGCAGTTCCAGCCGGCCGAGGTCGTCATCATCGCCTGCAATGGCGTCGGCACGCCGCGGCTGCTCTTGAACTCGGTCTCCGGTCGTTTCCCTGACGGTCTCGCCAATTCGTCCGGCCTGGTCGGCAAGAACCTGATGTTCCATCCCTATGCGCAGATCTACGGCTACGTGAAGGAGCCGACTGACTCGAACCGCGCGCCGCCGACCTGCCTCTGGAGCAAGGAGTTCTACGACACCGACCTGTCGCGCGGCTTCGTCCGCGGCTATGGCATCCAGTTCGGCCGTGGCGCAGGGCCTGTGTTCGAAGCCGTCGCGAGCGAGCAGAAGGGCATCTTGCCGTGGGGCGCGGATCATCACAGCGTGTTCCGCAAGCTCAACGGCCATCGCCTTGCGGTCTCTGCGATCTGCGAGGACCTGCCCGAGGAGCACAACCGCGTCACGCTCGATCCCGTGCTGAAGGACAGCCACGGAATCCCTGCGCCGAAGATCGACTACACGATCGGCGAGAACAGCCGGAAGATGATGGATCATGGACTGGCGCGCGGCCGGGAGATTCTCGAAGCCGCCGGTGCGACCGATATCTGCATCAACAACCCGATCCCATGGGGCGGCTGGCATCTGCTCGGCACGGCGCGGATGGGCACCGATCCGGCGCGCTCCGTGGTCAACGAATGGGGACGCTCGCATGACGTGAAGAACCTCTTCATCGTCGATGGCAGCGTGTTCGTGACCTCAGGCGGCGTGAACCCGACCTCGACCATCCAGGCGATCGCGCTCTACGTCGCCGACCAGATGAAGCAACGTCTTGCAAACCTCTTCGACTGA
- a CDS encoding O-acetylhomoserine aminocarboxypropyltransferase, with protein MPAPKPPAFETLSLHAGQRPDPATGARAVPIYQTTSYVFQDSDHAAALFNLERAGHIYTRISNPTTAVLEERLAALEAGVGAICTASGMAAMHLAIATLLNAGDHIVASASLYGGTINLLAHTLPRFGITTTFVKPRALDEFRTAIKPNTRLVIGETIGNPGLEVLDIPDVAQIAHDAGIPLLIDNTFATPFLSRPIELGADIVMNSATKWIGGHGIAIGGVIVDGGRFDWHASGKFPQLTEPYAGYHGIVFDEQFGQAAFIMRARTEGLRDFGACLSPTNAFQLLQGVETLGVRMERHMSNTLAVLEALTANKAVDWVLHPALENHPDHQLAKRLLPRGAGSIVSFGIKGGRAAGKRFIESLRMISHLANVGDAKTLVIHPASTTHQQMDAAQLRAAGVGEELVRLSVGIETVSDIIDDLGQALRASQKV; from the coding sequence ATGCCCGCACCCAAGCCGCCTGCTTTCGAAACCCTGAGCCTGCACGCCGGCCAGCGCCCGGACCCCGCCACCGGCGCCCGCGCCGTTCCGATCTACCAGACCACGTCCTATGTGTTCCAGGATTCCGACCACGCGGCTGCGCTGTTCAATCTGGAACGCGCCGGCCACATCTACACGCGCATCTCCAACCCTACGACGGCGGTACTCGAGGAGCGCCTCGCCGCGCTCGAAGCCGGTGTCGGCGCGATCTGCACGGCCAGCGGCATGGCCGCGATGCATCTGGCGATCGCTACGCTGCTCAATGCCGGCGACCACATCGTCGCCTCGGCCTCGCTCTATGGCGGTACCATCAACCTGCTCGCCCATACGCTGCCGCGCTTCGGCATCACGACCACGTTCGTCAAACCGCGCGCGCTGGATGAATTCCGCACGGCGATCAAGCCGAACACGCGGCTCGTGATCGGCGAGACCATCGGCAATCCCGGGCTTGAGGTGCTGGATATTCCTGACGTCGCGCAGATCGCACATGACGCCGGGATTCCGCTTTTGATCGACAACACCTTTGCGACGCCGTTTCTCAGCCGGCCGATCGAGCTCGGCGCCGATATCGTGATGAACTCCGCGACCAAATGGATCGGCGGCCACGGCATCGCGATCGGCGGCGTCATCGTCGATGGCGGCCGGTTCGACTGGCACGCCTCCGGCAAATTTCCCCAGCTCACCGAGCCCTATGCCGGCTATCACGGCATCGTCTTCGACGAGCAGTTCGGCCAGGCCGCCTTCATCATGCGCGCGCGAACGGAAGGTTTGCGCGACTTTGGTGCCTGCCTGTCGCCAACCAACGCGTTTCAACTGCTGCAGGGCGTCGAGACGCTGGGCGTCCGCATGGAGCGCCACATGAGCAACACGCTTGCGGTGCTGGAAGCGCTGACCGCCAACAAGGCCGTCGACTGGGTGCTGCATCCCGCGCTGGAGAATCATCCCGATCATCAGCTCGCGAAACGGCTGCTGCCACGCGGCGCCGGGTCGATCGTCTCTTTCGGCATCAAGGGCGGCCGTGCGGCGGGCAAGAGATTCATCGAGTCGTTGCGGATGATCAGCCATCTCGCCAATGTCGGCGACGCCAAGACGCTGGTCATTCATCCCGCCAGCACCACGCATCAGCAGATGGACGCCGCGCAGTTGAGGGCCGCCGGCGTCGGCGAGGAGCTGGTGCGGCTGTCGGTCGGCATCGAAACCGTCTCCGACATCATCGACGATCTCGGCCAGGCGCTTCGCGCATCGCAGAAGGTTTGA
- a CDS encoding trypsin-like peptidase domain-containing protein, producing MLDFTSDIADDDPSSRTAEPARDNDRVLLDAYSNAVIDVTERVGPAVVRVETGPKVRSARERGGLGSGIVISPDGLVLTNSHVVGSSKEIRLRDNEGFVTDAHVLGVDPDTDLALLRADGARDLRYASLGNSKSLRRGQLVVAIGNPLGFESTVTAGVVSALGRSIRSVSGRTIEDVIQTDAALNPGNSGGPLVSSAAEVIGINTAIINGAQGICFAVASNTAQFVLSEIIRHGYVRRAYIGVAGQTAPIPRRHAVVAGVDNKMGALLAQIEPDSPAAKAGLLPGDVVIRLDSIEINGVDDLIRALDRDRIGRTLAMDVLRLGRLRAIDIYPVERKRAGRQ from the coding sequence ATGTTGGATTTTACCTCAGATATCGCCGATGACGATCCGTCATCGCGAACGGCCGAGCCTGCCCGGGATAACGACCGGGTCTTGCTCGATGCCTATTCCAATGCCGTGATCGACGTGACCGAACGCGTCGGCCCCGCCGTCGTGCGCGTCGAAACCGGACCTAAAGTGCGTTCCGCGCGCGAACGCGGCGGGCTCGGCTCGGGCATTGTCATCTCGCCGGATGGTCTCGTGCTGACCAACAGCCATGTGGTCGGATCGTCCAAGGAGATCAGGCTGCGCGACAACGAAGGGTTCGTTACCGACGCCCATGTGCTCGGCGTCGATCCCGACACCGACCTCGCTTTGTTGCGGGCCGATGGCGCGCGCGATCTGCGCTATGCTTCGCTCGGCAATTCCAAGAGCCTGCGCCGCGGCCAGCTCGTCGTTGCGATCGGCAATCCGCTCGGTTTCGAATCGACGGTGACCGCCGGCGTGGTGTCCGCGCTCGGCCGCTCGATCCGCTCGGTGAGCGGGCGGACGATCGAGGACGTGATCCAGACCGATGCCGCGCTCAACCCCGGCAATTCCGGCGGGCCGCTGGTGTCGTCGGCGGCCGAAGTGATCGGCATCAACACCGCCATCATCAACGGTGCGCAGGGCATCTGCTTTGCGGTCGCCAGCAACACCGCGCAATTCGTGCTGTCGGAGATCATCCGCCACGGCTATGTCCGCCGCGCCTATATCGGCGTCGCCGGACAGACCGCGCCGATCCCGCGCCGGCATGCCGTGGTCGCCGGCGTCGACAACAAGATGGGCGCGCTGTTGGCGCAGATCGAGCCGGACAGTCCGGCGGCGAAGGCGGGGCTATTGCCGGGCGATGTCGTGATCAGGTTGGACAGCATCGAGATCAACGGCGTCGACGATCTGATCCGCGCCCTCGACCGCGACCGCATCGGCCGCACGCTGGCGATGGACGTGCTGCGGTTGGGCCGCCTGCGCGCGATCGACATTTATCCGGTGGAGCGCAAGCGGGCGGGGCGGCAGTAG
- the pncB gene encoding nicotinate phosphoribosyltransferase, whose product MAVTDIASRTYNHGWRLDPIVRSLLDTDFYKLLMLQMIREFYPDQRVTFSVINRSRHVRLAEIIDEGELRAQLDHARSIRFTKKELIWLAGNTFYGKTQMFSPDFINWLANFRLPEYELNKVDGQYELHFHGPWTHTTMWEIPALAIMNELRSRQATKGQGRFVLDVLYARAKAKLWSKVERLRKLEGLRLSDFGTRRRHGHLWQRWCVEAVKEGLGPSFTGTSNVLLAMDNDLEAIGTNAHELPMVAAALADSDEELRWAPYRILDQWRHTYGGNLLIALPDAFGTKVFLRDAPDWVADWTGFRPDSAPPITAGEDIIKWWKQKGRDPREKLLVFSDGMDVDSIEETYRHFAGRVRISFGWGTNLTNDFVGCAPDGSADLDPISLVCKVTSVDGRPAVKLSDNPEKATGSPSEVERYLRVFGNAGRVRTAVHV is encoded by the coding sequence ATGGCAGTGACCGATATTGCATCCCGGACCTACAATCACGGCTGGCGGCTCGACCCGATCGTGCGCAGCCTGCTCGATACCGACTTTTACAAGCTGCTGATGCTGCAGATGATCCGCGAATTCTATCCGGATCAGCGCGTCACCTTTTCGGTCATCAACCGCTCCAGGCATGTCCGCCTCGCCGAGATCATCGACGAGGGCGAGTTGCGCGCACAGCTCGACCATGCGCGCTCCATCCGCTTCACCAAGAAGGAACTGATCTGGCTCGCGGGTAATACGTTCTACGGCAAGACCCAGATGTTCTCGCCCGACTTCATCAACTGGCTCGCCAACTTCCGCCTGCCCGAATACGAATTAAACAAGGTGGACGGCCAGTACGAATTGCACTTCCACGGTCCCTGGACCCACACCACGATGTGGGAAATCCCGGCGCTCGCGATCATGAACGAGCTGCGCTCGCGACAGGCGACCAAGGGACAGGGCCGCTTTGTGCTCGACGTGCTCTATGCCCGCGCCAAGGCCAAGCTGTGGTCCAAGGTCGAGCGGCTGCGCAAGCTCGAAGGCTTGCGGCTGTCGGACTTCGGCACCCGCCGCCGCCATGGCCATCTCTGGCAGCGCTGGTGCGTCGAGGCCGTCAAGGAGGGTCTTGGGCCTTCCTTCACCGGCACCTCTAACGTGCTGCTGGCGATGGACAACGATCTCGAAGCGATCGGCACCAACGCGCATGAACTGCCGATGGTCGCAGCCGCGCTCGCCGATTCCGACGAGGAGTTGCGCTGGGCGCCCTATCGCATCCTCGACCAGTGGCGGCACACCTATGGCGGCAATCTTTTGATCGCCCTTCCCGATGCCTTCGGCACCAAGGTGTTTTTGCGCGACGCGCCGGACTGGGTAGCCGACTGGACCGGCTTTCGCCCGGACAGCGCGCCGCCGATCACGGCCGGCGAAGACATCATCAAATGGTGGAAGCAGAAGGGCCGCGATCCCAGGGAGAAGCTGCTGGTGTTCTCCGACGGCATGGATGTCGACTCGATCGAGGAGACCTACCGGCATTTCGCCGGGCGCGTCCGTATCTCCTTCGGCTGGGGCACCAACCTCACCAACGATTTCGTCGGCTGCGCGCCGGATGGTTCTGCCGATCTCGACCCGATCTCGCTGGTCTGCAAGGTAACGTCGGTCGATGGACGCCCCGCGGTCAAGCTGTCTGATAATCCCGAGAAAGCCACCGGATCCCCGTCCGAGGTCGAGCGTTATTTGCGCGTGTTCGGAAATGCCGGCCGCGTCCGCACAGCCGTGCACGTCTGA
- a CDS encoding alpha/beta hydrolase yields MQLSVNGADVFVATGGRPFDPSLPAVVMLHGAGFDHSTWALHSRWFAHHGYSVLAPDLPAHGRSSGAPLPTIADMADWTAALLDAAGTPKAKLVGHSMGSLIALETSARHPEKVSGLSLIGTAATMTVGPDLLKAAEVNNPDAIDMVSIWGLGFKAELGGSLAPGLWMHQGAQRVLQQTRPGVLYNDLNACNSYQDALAAAAQVKVPATFILGERDMMTPAKAGKTLAAATPNSRTVVLPGAGHMMMVEVPDELLAALR; encoded by the coding sequence ATGCAGCTTTCCGTTAATGGTGCTGATGTCTTCGTCGCCACCGGCGGCCGTCCGTTCGATCCGTCGCTGCCCGCGGTGGTGATGCTGCACGGCGCGGGTTTTGATCATTCGACCTGGGCGCTGCACAGCCGATGGTTCGCGCATCACGGCTATTCGGTGTTGGCACCGGACTTGCCGGCCCATGGCCGCTCTTCCGGTGCGCCGCTGCCGACCATCGCCGACATGGCCGACTGGACTGCGGCGCTGCTCGATGCGGCCGGCACACCGAAGGCCAAGCTGGTCGGGCATTCGATGGGATCTCTGATCGCGCTGGAGACTTCCGCGCGGCATCCGGAGAAGGTCTCCGGCCTCAGCCTGATCGGCACCGCCGCCACGATGACGGTGGGGCCCGATCTGCTCAAGGCCGCGGAGGTCAACAATCCCGATGCCATCGACATGGTCTCGATCTGGGGCCTCGGCTTCAAGGCCGAACTCGGCGGCAGCCTCGCGCCCGGATTGTGGATGCATCAGGGCGCGCAGCGCGTTCTGCAGCAGACGCGGCCGGGCGTGCTCTACAACGATCTCAATGCCTGCAATTCGTATCAGGACGCGCTCGCTGCTGCGGCGCAGGTCAAGGTGCCCGCCACCTTCATCCTCGGCGAGCGCGACATGATGACGCCCGCGAAGGCCGGCAAGACGCTGGCCGCAGCGACGCCGAATTCGCGCACCGTGGTACTGCCGGGTGCGGGGCACATGATGATGGTCGAGGTGCCCGACGAGTTGCTGGCGGCGCTGCGGTAG